Genomic segment of Myxococcus stipitatus:
GAAGTCGCGCGCCAGGTTGCGCAGGAGCACGTGGCCCTGGGGATAGCGAACCGTCTGCCTTGCGTCGTCCCGCATCCGTCTTCCTCCACGCAGCGCGGGCGACCGAGGTCGCCCGACAGGGCTCCCGCGTGGAAGAAGGGCGTCACGATGCGCGCGAAGGCGCACCAGGCTCGGGAAGAGCCCACGGACCGACCTTCGCCCCCACGGGCGACTGAAGACGTGCGGGGTGAAGGGTCGGAAAAGTCGAGGCGCGCGAGGACTCGCATGGAAGTCCGTGCCCGCTCGAACCTTCCGGCCGTCCCACGCGGCTCCAGGTCGAAACCGTCCGTGGATTTCTCCCACGGGCGGATGCGGGCAGGTCTTCGGGCTCGTGAGCGCTTCGGCGTGACGCCGGCTTCCTACTTCTCGTCGCTTCCCAGTTCCGAGGAACCAGTGCCGATGACGAGGTTCGTTCTCAGTTACCGCTGCGGGGCAGCCCCGGAATCACACCGGGTTCCCTATTAAGCCTGGACGGTGAGGTCCAAGCACCAGCATGGCGCGGTTTGTACAGGCCGCTTCTTCGAGGTGTCAAGTTCGCGGGAGCGGCCGCGCCTCGAAGACCTTGGAGATGATGCGCCACTGGCCCTCGTCCTTCACGAGGCTCAGGTAGTCGGTGAAGTGACGGGGAGCCAGGGCGCACTCCAGCTTCACCATCGCGGTGTGCGGGCCCGCGAGGTCCACGGAGAGCAGCCTGTCGTATCGAGGCTGCTGACTCGCCGACGCGGGGACCCGGCCGCGCACCACGTCGAAGTACGTGGGCATGTCCAGCTCCTTGAGCGAGCCCTCCGCGGTGCTGAAGTAGCGCGCGCGAGGATGGAACACGCGGGAGAGCCGCTCGACGTCGGCGAAGTACAGTCCGTCCAGATACGTCGCGATGCAGTCGAGCAGCGCGGGCAGCTCGCCGCTGGTGTCGGCGAGCACGCTGGGGCTGGCGATGGGCGCGGGTGAGGGCGCGGCGGCCTTCTTCCGTCGGAGGTCGGAGACCAGCTCGCCGCCGACGCCCCAGTTGTCGGTCTCGATTTCGTCGAGGGTGACGAACGTCAGCGACGGGTCCTTGTTCAGCACCTGGTGCAGGAGCGTCGTCACGCCTTTCACCAGCGCGGCCTTCTGCTCCCGCGTCACGCCCTCCTTCGTCACCTCCATCTTCACGTACGGCATGGGGTGCTCCCGGTCAGGGGGCGCCGCGCCCGCGTAGGACTGGATGCGCTGTGATAGATGACCGCCACCCGCGCGGTGGGCTCCTGCATTGCCATGACGACCTCCAGAGGCTGTGTCACGGATATGCAGGGGCGCCACGCCACGCGGCAGTCCTCCGTTGGGGAAAGGAACGTGTCCTGTGGGTGAACGACGGCGACGAGGACAGGACACCCCCGCGCACGATGTGGAGTCCTTGCGCGTCTTCATGGAGGTGGTCCTCGCGGGCTCTCTCTCCGCCGCGGCGCGGAAGCGCGGGGTGGCGACCTCCGCGGTGAGCAAGCGGCTGGCTCAGCTGGAGAAGAGCCTGGGCGTGCCCTTGCTGGTGCGCAGCTCCCGGAGCATGCGCCTCACGGAGGCGGGACAGGCCCTGGCCGAGCGTGCGCCCTCCGCGCTGCGAGAAGTCGAGGACGCGTTCGCCTCCGCGCGAGAGCTGGGCACCGCCACCCAAGGGGCCGTGCGTGTATCGGCGCCCGTCACGTTGACCGAGATGCACCTGGCGCCACTCACCGCGGACTTCCTCCTGGCGGAGCCCTCCATGCGCGTCGAGCTGGTGGTCGACGACCGGTTCGTGGACCCGGTGAAGGACGGCTTCGACCTGGTCATCCGCTCGGGGCCCGCCACCCACGTGAGCCTGGTCGTGAAGAAGCTCGCGAGGGACTCGCGGGTGTTGTGCGCGTCGCCCGACTACCTGAAGCGCGCGGGCACGCCCGCGACGCCGGAGGACCTGTCGCGCCACAACTGCATGCGGCACGCGTTCAACGACTCGAGCGGGCGCTGGGCGCTGAACGTGGAGGGGCAGGGGCGCACGGTGCTCGTGCGCGGCAACCTGCGGCTCAACCATGGCGGCGCGCTCAAGGCGGCGGTGCTGCGCGGCCTGGGCATCGGGTACCTGCCTCTCTTCGTCGTGCGCGAGGAGCTGGAGCGAGGGACGCTCGTGCGGGTCCTCCCCCAGGTCGAGGTGGAGGCGCCGCCGTTCCTCATCGCCCTCCACCCGTATGGACGAAGGCCGCCGCGCCCGGTGCGTGGCTACCTGGAGTACCTGGCGGCGCACCTGCCCCAGCGGCTGGGGCAGCCTCCGCTTCCGCGCTGAACGCGGGGCGCCTCAGTAGTTCCAGGCGGTGCAGTCCGTGGTCGTCCGCGTGACGAACTCCGCGAGCGTGCGCATGTTCCGGACGAACGTGCTCGTGTCGAGATAGTCGCCCGGCGTGGCGCCGCTCCGGGGGCCGCCCGGAGTGTACGAGGTGAGCCACTTCTCGTTGTTGACCGCGGTGTCGACGGCTTGCGCGGTGTCGGCCCGGAGCTGATGGCACGTGCGCTTCATCGCGGACGTGTCGCTCGCCAGCCGGTGGTACTCGGCGCGGAGGGCGGCGAGCTGCGAGGGAACCTCCCACGCGTAGTTCTGGTAGGTGGGCGGCGCGGAGGAGAACTGAACCGGGTAGCCGCCGGGCCTCACCGTGTAGAAGCCCACGTTCGACGGCGCCGTGTCATCGAGCTCGATGTAGCGATGGAGGAGGGTGTCGTTCGCGAAGTCGACGGTCTCGAGATACGTGAGCGCGGTGCCCACCGCGTCCCGGTTCGCCGTGACGCCCGGGTCGAGCTGGTAGAGGCGAAGGAGGGCCCACATGACATCCTGGCTCTCCTGTCCCGCGATGGCGGGGACCTCCCAGTTGCGCGCCCACCGAGGCTGCATCTGGAGGTCGTACTGCTGCGCCCAGGCGGGCTGGGGCTGAGGCATCTGGGCCCGGCGGAGGAAGTCTCCGAACCTGGCGCGCATGGCCTGATACGTCGCTGCTTGCGCGGGGTAGACCTCCGCGGCCCAGGTCAACATCTCCACGAACGCGGACGCGAGGTTGTCATTCAGCGTGGGGTCGTCCCAGTACTCCACGGTGTAGGCGTTCGCGTGACACTGGGCGAGGCCACAGCTGGTGCCGATGGAGGGGGGATAGCTGGCGGTCAGCGCGGGCCGCGCCGCCACGGGGCCGGAGAAGACCTGCGGGAAGCCTCCGTGGGTGGGGTACTGCGAGGTCTCCATCCGCGCGCGAGCGTAGGAAGACGCGCTGGAGATGTCGGGATTGGCGAACCCGAGCAGCTGGTCCGCACGCATCATCGCGATGAGCGCGTTCTGGGTGACCTGGTCGTCATAGGTCGAGTACGCACAACCCCCGCAACTACAGGTCGCCGTGGTGTTCAGGTAGCAGGCCTTCAGCGTCGGCGTGGGCTTGAAGTCGGCGTAGAGGCGCCAGCCTCCCGACTGGAGCTGGCCGTGGCGCAGCGCCATCGCGGTGCGTGTCGCGTAGGTCTTGAGGGCCGGGGTCGCCGGGTCGGCGAGGGCCGCCTCGACGAAGGCCACCAGCACGTCGGGCGTGCCCGGGGACTGAATCATGATTTGATCCGCGTCGAGCTGGATGTCCCCCCAGCGCTCGTTCAGGTTGCTCGCGTTGTGGTGCCACGCATAGCCGCCGTTTCGCGACACGAAGTCATTGAAGTACTTCGCCGCGTTCCGCATCCGTCCGAGCGCCTTGGTGCGAAGAGGCGTCACCGCCGCCCGCGCCTCCGCGTCCAGCGCGCCGGGAGGCGGTGTGTCCGTCCCTGCCTGCTCCACGTCGGGTGAGGAGCAGGCGGAGGCGGCGAGGGCGGGGAGGAGAAGCCATACAGGTCGAATTTTCATGACTTACTGATTTATCATGTTTCGACCTTGGGGCTCACCGTTGGCAGCGCAAGGCGATGCCGTGAGGATTGTCCAGGTAGTCCTGCCAGAACGCCTGGCCATACTTGAGGAGGCCCGCGGAGGAGCACTCGGGACGGGTCCAGGTGAGGGAGTGGAAGCCCGCCTCGCGGAGCACCTGCTCGTGGGTGGCCTGGCTCCAGTAGGAGAAGTGGATGGTGAAGGGCGTCTTCGTGTGCAGCTCCGCGGTGATGGCGTGTCCATCCTGGGGCGTCTGGGGGAAGTCCAGCATGCTGATGCCGTAGCGCGTGCTGTTGGGGCCCCGTGCGCTGAACCCGGGGTTGAAGGTGTAGGTGACGAAGCTGCCGCCTGGCTTCAGGTGTGCGTGGATGTTCCTGCACATGCGCAGCATGTGCTCGGGCGAGTGGGCGTAGTGCAATAGATAGACAGCCGTCACCAGGTCGAACTGGCCCAGGGGGGCCATCTCCGCGACATCCGACACGTGGTACTCGATGCCCAACCGCTGCTCATCCTCGAGCTTGCGGCCCACGCGAACCATCTCTTCCGAGATGTCGACGCCCACGGTCCGGCTGGCGCCGCGCGCCTTGAATTGCCGCGTGTAGAGCCCATCTCCACACGCCACGTCGAGGACGGACTGTCCGGCGACGGGGCCCAGGACCTTGAAGAAGGTATGTCCCTCGATGTACTCGGAGCGCACCGGCAGCACATCCCAGTCCGCGACCTTCTCACCGATTGAATCGTATTGCGCCGACATGTCTGACGACCTTTCCCAGGAGTGTGCTGGCGTCGAGGTCCCCTTGAATCCGAGTCGGACCTGGGGCTCCCTGGC
This window contains:
- a CDS encoding LysR family transcriptional regulator, yielding MGERRRRGQDTPAHDVESLRVFMEVVLAGSLSAAARKRGVATSAVSKRLAQLEKSLGVPLLVRSSRSMRLTEAGQALAERAPSALREVEDAFASARELGTATQGAVRVSAPVTLTEMHLAPLTADFLLAEPSMRVELVVDDRFVDPVKDGFDLVIRSGPATHVSLVVKKLARDSRVLCASPDYLKRAGTPATPEDLSRHNCMRHAFNDSSGRWALNVEGQGRTVLVRGNLRLNHGGALKAAVLRGLGIGYLPLFVVREELERGTLVRVLPQVEVEAPPFLIALHPYGRRPPRPVRGYLEYLAAHLPQRLGQPPLPR
- a CDS encoding 2-hydroxymuconate tautomerase family protein; this encodes MPYVKMEVTKEGVTREQKAALVKGVTTLLHQVLNKDPSLTFVTLDEIETDNWGVGGELVSDLRRKKAAAPSPAPIASPSVLADTSGELPALLDCIATYLDGLYFADVERLSRVFHPRARYFSTAEGSLKELDMPTYFDVVRGRVPASASQQPRYDRLLSVDLAGPHTAMVKLECALAPRHFTDYLSLVKDEGQWRIISKVFEARPLPRT
- a CDS encoding class I SAM-dependent methyltransferase, which gives rise to MSAQYDSIGEKVADWDVLPVRSEYIEGHTFFKVLGPVAGQSVLDVACGDGLYTRQFKARGASRTVGVDISEEMVRVGRKLEDEQRLGIEYHVSDVAEMAPLGQFDLVTAVYLLHYAHSPEHMLRMCRNIHAHLKPGGSFVTYTFNPGFSARGPNSTRYGISMLDFPQTPQDGHAITAELHTKTPFTIHFSYWSQATHEQVLREAGFHSLTWTRPECSSAGLLKYGQAFWQDYLDNPHGIALRCQR